In the Magnetospira sp. QH-2 genome, one interval contains:
- a CDS encoding S-methyl-5'-thioadenosine phosphorylase, translated as MSNPGVPPVIGVIGGSGVYEIDGLSNTQWRRVDSPFGEASDELLFGELDGQKMVFLPRHGRGHRIPPSELNFRANIDVLKRAGVTDILAVSAVGSLKEELPPGHFVLVDQFIDRTFARTKSFFGTGLVGHVGLGHPTCGRMADAVEAAIQEVGIPYQRGGTYLTMEGPQFSTLAESNLYRSWGCDVIGMTNMPEAKLAREAEMCYCPVAMVTDYDCWHPDHDHVTVDAIIAVLMGNADNARALVKATAPKLSGRTETCEKGCQTALDTAIITAPDARDPALIKKLDAVAGRVLGG; from the coding sequence ATGAGCAATCCGGGCGTTCCGCCGGTTATCGGCGTCATCGGCGGCAGTGGGGTTTACGAAATCGACGGCCTGAGCAACACCCAATGGCGCCGGGTCGACTCCCCCTTCGGCGAGGCCTCGGACGAACTGCTCTTCGGCGAGTTGGACGGCCAGAAGATGGTCTTTTTGCCCCGTCATGGTCGCGGCCACCGCATTCCGCCCTCGGAGCTCAACTTCCGAGCCAATATCGACGTGCTCAAGCGCGCCGGGGTCACCGATATCCTGGCCGTCTCCGCCGTCGGGTCATTGAAAGAGGAACTGCCACCGGGCCATTTCGTGCTGGTGGACCAGTTCATCGACCGCACCTTTGCCCGCACCAAAAGCTTCTTTGGCACCGGTCTGGTGGGTCATGTGGGCCTGGGCCATCCCACCTGCGGCCGTATGGCCGATGCGGTGGAAGCGGCGATCCAGGAAGTGGGCATCCCCTATCAGCGCGGCGGCACCTATCTGACCATGGAAGGCCCGCAGTTCTCCACCCTGGCCGAATCCAATCTTTACCGCTCCTGGGGCTGCGACGTGATTGGCATGACCAACATGCCGGAAGCCAAATTGGCCCGCGAGGCGGAGATGTGCTACTGCCCCGTGGCCATGGTCACCGATTATGACTGCTGGCATCCGGATCACGACCATGTGACCGTCGATGCCATCATTGCCGTGTTGATGGGTAATGCCGACAACGCCCGCGCCCTGGTCAAGGCCACGGCGCCGAAACTGTCAGGACGTACCGAGACCTGCGAAAAAGGCTGTCAGACCGCCCTGGACACCGCCATTATTACCGCCCCCGATGCCCGCGACCCGGCCCTGATCAAGAAGCTCGATGCCGTCGCCGGGCGGGTGCTGGGAGGATAA